One genomic segment of Desulforamulus reducens MI-1 includes these proteins:
- a CDS encoding two-component system sensor histidine kinase NtrB, with amino-acid sequence MLLFMTGMFIILHHKHQIQVTQLETKIKKYKETSHKNDKNLFEELPVAIIVVNEVGEIIKINSYARRISGISKEEYRINVLQRTNAIDTPLYFLAQTLRGEEEFHEQYYNYQGEQELSYLYVNTSKMVDCQGKTVGAILIACQVSEQSFLGRHLSQRGKLALIGELAAGTAHEIRNPLTTVKGLIQLIAQRFPQGDRARQHFDVIMKEIEQINSIIKELLLLARRTTPNLSFASLPAVLDQVLLLIEGEANCRGIQIIRDYNDQLPLVIIDEDQIKQVFIHLATNAIHAMPSGGELHISARTHDISNALEISFADTGIGIKKEHLARIFQPFFTTTPENTGLGLPVSYQIIDNHGGNLSVRSQLGKGSTFSVTLPLVNY; translated from the coding sequence AGACGAAAATAAAAAAATATAAAGAAACAAGTCACAAAAATGATAAAAATTTATTTGAAGAACTACCTGTGGCAATTATTGTGGTAAATGAAGTTGGCGAAATTATAAAAATAAACAGTTATGCCAGACGGATTTCAGGAATTTCTAAGGAAGAATACCGAATAAATGTATTACAGAGAACCAATGCTATTGATACCCCACTATATTTTCTTGCTCAAACCCTTAGAGGGGAAGAAGAGTTTCATGAGCAATATTACAATTATCAAGGAGAGCAGGAGTTATCCTATCTGTATGTAAATACGAGTAAAATGGTTGATTGTCAAGGAAAGACGGTTGGCGCCATTTTAATAGCTTGCCAGGTATCTGAGCAATCATTTTTGGGCAGACATTTAAGTCAACGTGGTAAGTTAGCCCTGATTGGTGAGTTGGCAGCGGGAACTGCCCATGAAATTCGTAACCCATTGACAACGGTTAAAGGCCTTATCCAGCTAATAGCACAGCGTTTTCCACAGGGAGATCGAGCAAGGCAGCATTTTGATGTGATTATGAAAGAAATTGAACAGATTAACAGTATTATCAAAGAATTACTCTTATTAGCCAGAAGAACTACACCAAACCTAAGCTTTGCCTCATTGCCAGCGGTTTTAGATCAAGTTCTCCTGTTAATAGAAGGTGAAGCAAATTGCAGGGGAATCCAAATAATTAGGGATTATAACGACCAGTTGCCATTAGTTATAATTGACGAGGATCAGATTAAACAGGTTTTTATTCACCTAGCAACCAATGCAATTCATGCCATGCCGTCCGGCGGAGAATTACATATCTCCGCCCGAACACATGATATTAGTAATGCACTTGAAATTTCCTTTGCGGATACCGGGATCGGTATCAAAAAAGAACATTTAGCAAGAATATTTCAACCCTTTTTTACTACCACTCCTGAAAATACAGGCCTGGGACTACCAGTAAGCTACCAAATTATTGATAATCATGGTGGAAATCTATCCGTTAGGTCGCAGCTCGGAAAGGGGAGTACTTTTTCTGTTACCTTACCCCTTGTGAATTATTAG
- a CDS encoding TIGR04086 family membrane protein — translation MASFKQETPGTALFSFSSIYRGTLVALSFSLGFSILAGLAYYFTDIPENSMSWVAVVVLFASVFLGSGYAAKRARSKGLFNGLGVGLATFIVIWLMVGLFLPGKILFVGVLGKLVLTVVAGGLGGMLGVGLSS, via the coding sequence ATGGCATCATTTAAGCAGGAAACTCCCGGAACTGCCTTATTTAGCTTTTCTTCTATATACCGGGGTACTTTAGTAGCACTGAGCTTTTCATTAGGTTTTAGTATATTAGCAGGTTTGGCCTATTATTTTACCGACATTCCTGAAAATTCTATGTCTTGGGTTGCAGTCGTGGTCCTTTTTGCAAGTGTTTTCCTTGGAAGTGGCTATGCTGCAAAAAGAGCACGCAGTAAAGGTCTTTTTAATGGTCTGGGGGTCGGCTTGGCTACTTTTATAGTTATTTGGTTAATGGTTGGCCTATTCCTGCCAGGAAAGATTTTATTCGTTGGTGTCCTTGGGAAATTAGTCCTAACCGTAGTGGCTGGCGGGCTTGGCGGAATGTTAGGTGTGGGTCTTAGCTCTTAG
- a CDS encoding TatD family nuclease-associated radical SAM protein, translating into MDRQFIISYQIDETLYLNITNQCMNQCVFCIRETETGVGYNLWLNKEPTVEEVLDSVKNPQSYNEIVFCGYGEPLSRLEVVKGVASKLKEMGARSIRINTNGQANKYYGHNIIPELAGLIDTMSISLNAQNATVYTEICRPADGENAYFSMLEFARKCVGVIPRVILSVVEWPGVDIEACETIAQNLGTEFRLRKPTL; encoded by the coding sequence ATGGACAGGCAATTTATCATAAGTTATCAAATCGATGAAACTTTGTATTTGAATATTACTAACCAATGTATGAACCAATGCGTTTTTTGTATTCGGGAAACTGAAACTGGTGTTGGATATAATCTGTGGTTAAATAAGGAACCTACTGTTGAAGAGGTATTAGATAGTGTGAAAAATCCGCAATCTTATAATGAAATTGTTTTTTGTGGTTACGGAGAACCCCTATCACGTTTAGAGGTTGTTAAAGGAGTAGCATCTAAATTGAAAGAAATGGGTGCTAGGTCAATTCGAATCAATACCAACGGACAAGCCAATAAATACTACGGTCATAACATTATCCCGGAATTAGCAGGATTAATTGATACCATGTCTATTTCTCTAAATGCCCAAAATGCTACAGTTTACACAGAGATATGCAGGCCAGCCGACGGTGAAAATGCATATTTCTCGATGCTTGAATTTGCACGAAAATGTGTAGGGGTTATACCCCGTGTTATTTTATCTGTGGTGGAATGGCCAGGGGTAGATATCGAGGCCTGTGAAACCATTGCACAGAATCTAGGAACAGAATTTAGACTTAGAAAACCCACTCTTTAA
- a CDS encoding NAD(P)/FAD-dependent oxidoreductase, whose translation MNEMNIVSEYDIAIVGCGPAGLSAAINAVIRKKKIGVFGTEFCSPKLHHAPHVDNYLGFQHITGEDLRLKFLNHAKDMGITINKNKVTGVFPDKKGFTLQSRDKFYLAKSVILATGVSTLKPIEQEIEYLGRGVSYCATCDGPLYKGKKVIVLAYNREGLEEANFLAELASEVILVSLVKEKDSQGIRLSDNISRVNGKPQAIIGEMWASGVALENEKIYADGIFIIRESVLPDQLVPGLEVSQKGILVERSGATNIPGIFAAGDCIGAPYQLSKATGEGQVAALSAVKYLDEFNYSNKEEAEKVSASV comes from the coding sequence ATGAACGAAATGAACATAGTCAGCGAATATGACATTGCTATTGTTGGTTGTGGGCCAGCTGGCCTATCTGCAGCAATAAACGCGGTTATCCGCAAAAAGAAAATTGGTGTCTTTGGTACGGAATTTTGTAGCCCTAAATTACACCATGCACCTCATGTGGATAATTACTTGGGATTTCAACATATAACGGGTGAGGACCTGCGCCTAAAATTTTTGAACCATGCAAAGGATATGGGAATTACTATTAACAAAAACAAAGTTACAGGTGTTTTCCCAGATAAGAAGGGTTTTACCTTACAATCCCGCGACAAATTCTATCTAGCGAAATCTGTGATCTTAGCTACAGGAGTGAGTACCTTAAAACCAATTGAACAGGAAATTGAATATTTGGGAAGAGGGGTAAGTTATTGTGCTACCTGTGATGGACCTTTGTACAAAGGGAAAAAGGTCATTGTTTTGGCCTATAACCGCGAAGGGTTGGAAGAAGCCAATTTTTTAGCCGAGTTGGCCTCCGAGGTGATTCTGGTTTCCCTGGTTAAGGAAAAAGACTCCCAAGGGATTAGGCTTTCTGACAACATTAGCAGGGTAAACGGTAAGCCACAGGCTATTATTGGGGAGATGTGGGCCTCCGGAGTTGCTCTTGAAAATGAAAAAATCTATGCAGATGGAATTTTTATCATTCGTGAATCTGTTTTGCCGGATCAATTAGTCCCGGGCCTTGAGGTTAGTCAGAAAGGGATTTTAGTTGAGCGTTCAGGGGCCACCAACATACCAGGGATTTTTGCTGCAGGTGACTGCATAGGAGCGCCCTATCAATTAAGTAAAGCCACCGGGGAAGGACAAGTGGCAGCTTTATCTGCGGTGAAATATCTCGATGAATTTAATTATTCCAATAAAGAAGAAGCAGAAAAGGTTTCTGCAAGTGTGTAA
- a CDS encoding bifunctional homocysteine S-methyltransferase/methylenetetrahydrofolate reductase, protein MIREYLKNNILITDGAMGTYYAQITGKYNVFPEFANINEPEIIERIHTEYINAGAKLIKTNTFSANSRVLKIPKSEVKKIVLAGLDLANKVAQGKSIFIAASIGPIPEMFDKMETDQENSLDEYKFIVDIFLNSDIKIFMFETFSDVSDLLEITKYIKVKDSSAFIVTQFATTPEGFTRKGLSNKHIIAEVKKSKSIDAYGFNCGVGPTHLFNSLKKLNFADDMVAAAPNAGYPEIVHERMVYIQNPNYFAEKMKDISGLGVKILGGCCGTTPIHIEKMSELIQSYLNAPIPKQQISAKPKVIIDREKTDGFFEKMRKGKFVIAVELDPPFNADTDLILQNAWICKDHGVDAITIADSPMARARADSIMIAAKIKREVGIEVLPHLCCRDKNLNALKSALLAGYIENIRNVLAITGDPVAIADKNDIKGVFNLNSMKLIQLISTMNKELFPEDPINVGGALNLNLLKPEAELAKMVKKINSGATFFLTQPIFEDYVINILRLINKNDGIKILGGIMPLVSYKNALFLNNEVAGIKIPERIINKYNSNMGKDEAEIIGIEIAVEIANKIKESVDGFYFITPFNRVEMIMKIIKKLKCFH, encoded by the coding sequence ATGATAAGAGAGTATTTGAAGAACAATATTCTTATTACAGATGGTGCAATGGGAACGTATTACGCCCAAATTACCGGAAAATATAATGTATTTCCCGAATTCGCAAACATTAACGAGCCTGAAATAATTGAAAGAATTCATACTGAATATATAAATGCCGGGGCAAAATTGATAAAAACAAATACTTTTTCTGCTAATAGCAGGGTCCTCAAAATTCCGAAATCAGAAGTGAAAAAAATAGTTCTAGCTGGCCTGGATCTAGCGAATAAAGTTGCCCAAGGTAAAAGCATTTTTATTGCTGCCAGTATAGGACCAATTCCTGAGATGTTTGACAAAATGGAAACTGATCAAGAAAACAGTTTGGACGAATACAAATTTATAGTGGATATTTTCCTAAACTCAGATATCAAAATATTTATGTTTGAAACCTTTAGTGATGTTAGTGATCTTTTAGAAATCACAAAATATATCAAAGTAAAAGATAGTTCGGCATTTATTGTCACACAATTTGCAACAACCCCAGAAGGTTTTACCAGAAAAGGCTTAAGTAATAAGCATATCATAGCTGAAGTGAAAAAGAGCAAAAGTATTGATGCTTATGGATTCAATTGTGGTGTTGGACCTACTCATTTATTTAATTCCTTGAAGAAACTAAACTTTGCAGATGATATGGTAGCTGCAGCTCCCAATGCGGGATATCCAGAGATTGTACATGAACGAATGGTATATATTCAAAACCCTAATTATTTTGCCGAAAAAATGAAGGATATCAGTGGACTAGGCGTTAAGATTTTAGGAGGATGCTGTGGCACAACTCCAATTCATATAGAAAAAATGTCTGAACTGATTCAATCATACTTAAATGCACCCATTCCTAAGCAGCAAATTTCTGCAAAACCAAAGGTTATTATAGACAGGGAAAAAACTGATGGCTTTTTTGAAAAAATGAGAAAGGGTAAATTTGTTATAGCTGTAGAATTAGATCCGCCATTTAATGCTGATACAGATTTAATTTTGCAGAATGCCTGGATTTGCAAAGACCATGGAGTTGATGCAATCACTATAGCCGATTCTCCCATGGCAAGAGCGAGGGCAGACTCTATCATGATTGCCGCCAAAATCAAAAGAGAAGTTGGCATAGAGGTTTTGCCTCATCTTTGTTGTCGTGATAAAAACTTAAACGCCCTGAAATCCGCCCTTTTAGCTGGCTACATCGAAAACATCAGAAATGTGTTAGCTATAACGGGCGATCCTGTTGCTATAGCTGATAAGAATGATATTAAGGGTGTATTTAACCTTAATTCCATGAAATTAATTCAACTTATTTCTACAATGAACAAAGAACTTTTTCCTGAAGATCCAATCAATGTGGGAGGAGCATTAAACTTAAACCTATTGAAACCAGAAGCTGAGCTGGCTAAAATGGTAAAAAAGATCAATAGTGGAGCAACTTTTTTTCTAACTCAACCTATATTCGAGGATTATGTAATAAATATATTACGCCTAATAAACAAAAATGATGGTATTAAAATCTTAGGTGGTATTATGCCTCTTGTAAGCTATAAAAATGCTCTATTTTTGAATAATGAAGTGGCGGGTATTAAAATACCGGAAAGAATAATAAATAAATATAATAGTAATATGGGAAAAGATGAAGCTGAAATTATTGGAATTGAAATAGCTGTAGAAATTGCTAATAAAATTAAAGAAAGCGTTGATGGTTTTTATTTTATTACACCATTTAACCGAGTTGAAATGATTATGAAGATTATTAAAAAATTAAAATGCTTTCACTAA
- the metE gene encoding 5-methyltetrahydropteroyltriglutamate--homocysteine S-methyltransferase, with translation MYTGATTYVVGFPRIGEQRELKKVLERYWDQKTSFSEIDEIAKNLRRRHWLYQKEAGISFISSNDFSLYDNMLDTAIMLNAVPERFSNIHDKQELYFAMARGTNNTVAMEMTKWFNTNYHYIVPELSDTMNFSLCADKIINEYREAKEYGLRTKINLIGPITFLSLSKPVDGNQDTLELLPKILPCYVSLLKKIADLDDEVYIQFDEPIVVKDIDRRTLNLFYLCYKELSNVSNRLRLIVMTYFDHAVEAVKILSDIPIYGIGLDFVYGQENLKVLDSLNGKKLIAGVIDGRNIWKNNYHNTLTLLKDIEKNVKKEDIILSTTCSLLHVPYSLKHENHLDKDIKSWMSFAREKLDELSDLAKLFFVENNSEDILTILENNQRIFREKQQSSKVIDPIVRERVGNIKRRERDGSFNDRNEAQRKKLDLPLLPTTTIGSFPQTEEIRKLRRDFKNNVISQIEYDTGIKNYIDSCIQFQEDIGLDVLVHGEPERNDMVEYFGERLSGFVFTQNGWVQSYGSRCVKPTVIFGDVSRPKPMTIDTILYAKSKTNKIVKGMLTGPVTILNWSYCRSDMERSAVCEQIALAIRDEINDLQKAGIKIIQVDEAAFKEGYPLRKEKVAYYENWAVKSFKLAVSSAAIETQIHTHMCYSDFNDIIHTIEKMDADVITIETSRSGNKLLTVFATRGYKNEIGPGIYDIHSPRVPSVEELEEKIRNLMLVLPPSKLWINPDCGLKTRKWDEIRWSLSNMVKAAQHIRLGLQRVMFV, from the coding sequence TTGTACACAGGAGCAACTACTTATGTGGTGGGTTTCCCGAGAATCGGAGAACAAAGAGAACTAAAAAAAGTCCTCGAGCGTTATTGGGATCAAAAAACGAGTTTTAGTGAGATTGACGAGATTGCAAAAAACTTACGGCGAAGACACTGGTTGTACCAAAAAGAGGCAGGTATCTCTTTTATTAGTAGTAATGATTTTAGTTTATATGATAACATGCTTGATACGGCAATAATGTTAAATGCAGTTCCTGAAAGATTTAGTAATATCCATGACAAGCAAGAGCTTTATTTCGCGATGGCTCGAGGAACGAATAATACTGTTGCAATGGAAATGACTAAGTGGTTTAATACCAATTATCACTATATTGTCCCCGAACTTTCCGATACCATGAACTTTTCATTATGTGCAGATAAAATAATTAATGAGTATCGGGAAGCAAAAGAATATGGCCTTCGGACAAAAATTAACTTAATTGGGCCAATAACATTTTTGTCTCTTTCCAAGCCTGTTGACGGTAATCAAGATACCTTGGAACTTTTGCCAAAGATTTTGCCTTGTTATGTTTCTCTTCTCAAAAAAATTGCGGATCTTGATGATGAAGTATACATCCAATTTGACGAACCGATCGTTGTAAAGGATATCGACAGACGAACACTAAATCTGTTTTACTTATGCTATAAAGAATTATCCAACGTGAGTAACAGGCTTAGACTGATCGTAATGACTTATTTTGATCATGCGGTGGAGGCTGTAAAAATACTATCTGATATTCCAATTTACGGTATAGGCCTTGATTTTGTTTATGGCCAGGAAAATCTTAAAGTCCTGGACTCCTTGAATGGAAAAAAACTGATTGCAGGTGTTATCGATGGAAGAAATATTTGGAAGAATAACTATCATAATACATTGACTTTACTAAAAGACATCGAAAAAAATGTTAAAAAAGAGGATATCATCCTTTCCACGACCTGCTCTCTTCTACATGTCCCTTATTCTTTAAAGCATGAAAATCATCTGGACAAAGATATTAAATCCTGGATGAGTTTTGCTCGAGAAAAACTTGACGAACTATCGGATCTCGCAAAATTGTTTTTTGTTGAAAATAATTCAGAAGATATCCTGACAATTCTTGAAAATAATCAAAGAATCTTTAGAGAAAAGCAACAATCTTCGAAAGTAATAGACCCTATAGTGCGAGAACGGGTAGGTAACATTAAAAGGAGAGAAAGAGATGGCTCTTTTAATGACAGAAATGAAGCACAGAGAAAAAAGTTAGACCTACCATTACTTCCAACAACAACCATTGGTAGCTTTCCTCAAACAGAAGAAATTAGAAAGCTACGACGGGATTTTAAAAATAATGTTATTTCTCAAATAGAATATGACACAGGAATTAAGAACTACATTGATTCATGTATTCAATTTCAAGAAGATATTGGGCTGGATGTTTTGGTACATGGCGAACCAGAAAGAAATGATATGGTAGAGTATTTTGGCGAACGGCTTTCAGGTTTTGTTTTTACGCAAAACGGCTGGGTACAAAGCTATGGCAGCAGATGCGTAAAGCCAACGGTTATCTTTGGTGATGTCAGTAGACCAAAACCAATGACCATTGATACCATTTTGTATGCTAAAAGCAAAACCAATAAAATTGTAAAGGGAATGTTAACAGGACCTGTTACCATTCTTAATTGGTCCTATTGTCGAAGTGATATGGAACGTTCTGCTGTTTGTGAACAGATTGCGTTGGCCATTAGAGATGAGATTAATGACCTTCAGAAGGCAGGAATCAAAATTATTCAGGTTGATGAAGCCGCATTCAAAGAAGGATATCCTCTACGAAAAGAAAAAGTTGCATATTATGAAAATTGGGCTGTTAAATCTTTCAAATTAGCCGTTAGCTCTGCTGCCATAGAAACACAAATCCATACTCATATGTGTTACAGTGACTTTAATGATATTATTCATACCATAGAAAAGATGGACGCAGATGTTATTACCATTGAAACGTCCAGAAGCGGCAACAAACTGTTAACTGTTTTTGCAACTCGAGGGTATAAAAATGAGATTGGCCCTGGCATTTATGATATTCACTCGCCTAGAGTTCCATCTGTTGAAGAACTGGAAGAGAAGATTAGAAACTTAATGTTAGTTTTGCCACCGTCAAAACTGTGGATTAATCCTGACTGTGGCCTTAAAACTCGCAAGTGGGATGAGATAAGATGGAGTTTGTCTAATATGGTGAAGGCAGCACAGCACATTAGACTAGGATTGCAAAGGGTGATGTTTGTTTAG
- a CDS encoding tetratricopeptide repeat protein: MWKPKELIVNTFNKVNFYQILACIFEVAGAGKPALRSIEKALLYSQNKAGLHLRASRLYLKLGQIDQAALHCKKAASGLGPGSFIYWLERANKQGLKTNRRDLPENSESPEEANLFFEAPMGDKISEFNNSGLCLLGNGRYREALTCFHQAIALGGNDQVILLNTGLALSKLNRHAEALDYYTEVQATGYSSPALLNNKGYSLFHLERYEESLACYEVARQYLPNDLTLLSNLASCYNYLGKVDEAIGCYQSAIKVYPQDATLYNNLGICLENTNRFSDALFNFEKAIDLSPNNCTFLLNYAYCLVNLGRYEDAHNIVSRILKDAPNNYPAWSLRGELLAQQGNMKEATKCYGKALGLGLAG; the protein is encoded by the coding sequence ATGTGGAAGCCAAAAGAGTTGATTGTTAATACCTTTAATAAGGTTAATTTTTATCAAATTCTGGCCTGTATATTTGAGGTAGCTGGCGCTGGTAAGCCTGCATTACGTTCCATAGAAAAAGCTTTGTTATACAGCCAAAACAAGGCAGGTCTGCATTTGCGTGCAAGTCGACTATATTTAAAGCTGGGGCAAATTGATCAAGCTGCACTGCATTGTAAAAAAGCAGCCTCTGGTCTCGGTCCTGGAAGTTTTATTTATTGGTTAGAAAGGGCAAATAAACAGGGTCTCAAAACAAACCGACGGGACTTACCAGAAAACTCTGAGTCCCCAGAGGAAGCTAACCTATTTTTCGAAGCACCGATGGGTGATAAAATTTCTGAATTTAACAACAGTGGACTTTGTCTATTGGGAAATGGAAGATATCGGGAGGCCCTTACGTGCTTCCATCAGGCCATAGCTTTAGGAGGAAATGACCAAGTTATTTTGCTTAACACGGGTCTTGCCTTAAGTAAATTAAATCGACATGCAGAAGCCCTAGACTATTATACGGAGGTACAGGCTACGGGATACAGTAGCCCAGCTCTATTAAATAACAAAGGGTATAGCTTGTTTCATCTTGAACGTTATGAAGAATCTTTGGCTTGTTATGAAGTTGCTCGTCAATACCTACCAAATGATTTAACTTTGTTAAGTAATTTAGCATCCTGTTATAACTATTTAGGTAAAGTAGATGAGGCCATTGGTTGCTATCAAAGTGCCATTAAAGTGTATCCCCAGGACGCAACTTTATATAATAATTTGGGAATTTGTCTGGAAAATACTAATAGATTTTCCGATGCCTTGTTCAATTTTGAAAAGGCAATTGATTTATCCCCTAATAACTGTACTTTTCTCCTTAATTACGCATATTGTCTGGTTAATTTAGGCCGATATGAAGATGCTCATAATATTGTATCTAGGATTTTAAAGGATGCACCAAACAACTATCCAGCCTGGAGTTTGCGTGGTGAACTATTAGCACAACAAGGAAATATGAAAGAAGCTACTAAATGTTATGGAAAGGCATTAGGATTGGGATTAGCCGGCTGA
- the queD gene encoding 6-carboxytetrahydropterin synthase QueD: MFELTVKNKFSAAHVLCGYPGDCARLHGHTWTVEVKVFGKELNELGMLIDFKDIKKQLATIINEFDHSYINDLPGFGEDGVNPTAENLSYYIFQTLAQRISSIQMGVKLKEVSVWESPDAYATYREDF, from the coding sequence ATGTTCGAACTAACAGTAAAAAACAAATTCTCCGCTGCCCATGTTCTTTGTGGTTATCCCGGTGATTGCGCCAGACTTCATGGACATACCTGGACCGTTGAAGTTAAAGTTTTTGGTAAAGAGTTAAATGAACTAGGTATGCTGATTGATTTTAAGGATATCAAAAAACAACTGGCCACTATCATCAATGAATTTGACCATTCATATATAAATGATTTACCTGGCTTTGGAGAAGATGGAGTAAATCCTACAGCAGAGAATTTATCCTATTATATTTTTCAAACATTGGCTCAAAGAATATCAAGTATTCAAATGGGAGTGAAATTAAAGGAAGTTTCTGTTTGGGAGTCCCCTGATGCCTATGCCACTTATCGGGAGGATTTTTAA
- the queC gene encoding 7-cyano-7-deazaguanine synthase QueC has translation MNSVVLLSGGLDSAVNLAFARTEGNVKLALTINYRQRAAHKEIAAAAQLARYYAIPHRVIELPWLAEITKTALVRSESQLPEPKTEELDQLELAGKTAAEVWVPNRNGLFVNIAACFAETLHCEIVVAGFNCEEAATFPDNTPEFALAASAAMQYSTANQVKVLSYTGRLNKKDIVALGQRLQLPWELIWSCYRGEALMCGKCESCQRMIRAFHSLGLNLPQNFLMTE, from the coding sequence ATGAATAGTGTTGTATTATTATCGGGCGGCTTGGATTCAGCCGTAAACTTGGCCTTTGCCAGGACTGAGGGTAATGTTAAACTGGCTCTTACCATAAACTATCGACAAAGAGCTGCCCATAAAGAAATTGCGGCTGCGGCGCAATTAGCCCGGTATTATGCCATACCCCATAGGGTTATAGAATTACCTTGGCTGGCGGAGATCACCAAAACTGCTCTGGTTCGTAGTGAAAGCCAATTACCTGAACCAAAAACCGAGGAATTGGACCAACTTGAGCTTGCTGGTAAAACTGCAGCAGAGGTTTGGGTGCCAAATCGTAATGGTTTATTTGTTAATATAGCGGCGTGTTTTGCCGAAACCCTGCACTGTGAAATAGTAGTTGCGGGCTTTAATTGCGAGGAAGCAGCAACCTTTCCAGATAATACGCCTGAATTTGCCCTGGCTGCCAGTGCAGCAATGCAATATTCCACTGCCAATCAGGTTAAGGTTTTAAGTTATACCGGACGTCTCAATAAAAAAGATATCGTAGCCTTAGGGCAAAGACTGCAACTCCCCTGGGAGTTAATTTGGAGTTGTTACCGTGGGGAGGCTCTGATGTGTGGTAAATGTGAGAGTTGCCAGCGCATGATTCGTGCCTTCCATTCTCTAGGGTTAAACCTCCCACAGAATTTTTTAATGACTGAATAA
- a CDS encoding DUF366 family protein, giving the protein MLAHVLKEPLTYNGTQLSSLFAFRNFGVQGDSILCFRGGCQVALTEMVDLADVRENAPIFSEDMLHFIIEHFDQHLESTVIRQRLFIAIIKEILEDKTGVRFSRKGDDLYRENLKLSVSIATASPVSTMIHTGLNISSINTPVPAIGLVDLGLSAENCLSLGALIAQKYSDEIKSIRMARCKVKGVN; this is encoded by the coding sequence TTGTTAGCCCATGTTTTGAAAGAACCCTTAACCTATAATGGTACCCAACTATCATCCTTATTTGCCTTTCGTAATTTTGGGGTACAAGGAGATAGCATTCTTTGCTTCCGGGGTGGCTGTCAGGTGGCTTTGACAGAAATGGTTGATCTGGCAGATGTTCGGGAAAACGCTCCTATTTTTAGTGAAGACATGTTACACTTTATTATCGAACATTTTGACCAGCACTTAGAAAGTACTGTTATTCGTCAGAGGCTTTTTATTGCTATTATTAAAGAGATTCTAGAAGATAAGACAGGAGTCCGGTTTTCTAGAAAGGGTGATGACCTCTATAGGGAAAACCTAAAACTATCTGTGTCCATTGCCACAGCTAGCCCAGTTTCTACTATGATTCATACGGGGTTAAACATTTCCTCCATAAATACCCCGGTACCCGCCATAGGTTTAGTGGATTTGGGGTTATCAGCAGAGAATTGCCTGTCCCTGGGTGCTTTGATAGCTCAAAAATATTCTGATGAAATCAAAAGCATTAGAATGGCCCGTTGTAAAGTTAAGGGGGTAAACTAG